The window TGAGCACCGACCCGGGTCCGCTCACCGGCCCCCGGGCGGCGGACGGCTCACTGCCGAAGGCGCCGGCGTTCCTCGTCCCCCGCAACGGCACCGCCGTCGGCGCCCGTTTCTGATCCGGCTCATTTGAGACAGCCTGGCCGGATAAATGGTCCGGACTATTCGCCGGGGATGTGAACGAGCGATGACCACAGATCAATTGACCATCACAGTTGATAGCTCAAGCACAGCACTGACATACTCCCCGTGGCCGTCCCCGCGATTCCGGACTGCGACTTTTCCGGTTTCACGAGCCCCCCCCACAGAGCCCGCACCCCCTCACCGTGTCCGGCGCCCCTCCACCCTGCTCGAAAGCCGGACGCGACACCTCCCCGACAGGGTCGAGTGCGGGGCACGATGCAGCGAAGAAGGTGCGCCTGTGCCCGAATTCCCACCGAGGCGGGAAGACACTCCCACATTTCCGCTTCCGCACATCGAACACACACCGCCGTCTCGTATATCCGACCATCCCGAATTCCTCTCGCTGCGTCGCGCGCAGCGTCGGTTCGGGATCCGGGCGACGATCCTGTCCGCCGGCGGATTTCTGCTGTATGTACTGCTGTCGAGTTTTGTTCCCGCGGTGATGAATCAGCCGCTGTTCGGCCATCTCACGATCGGGCTCACTCTCGGCCTCGGGCAGTTCGTCATCATGGGCGTGACCGCCTGGTGCCATGTCCGGCACATGCGTGACCGGGTCGATCCGCTCGCCCGCGGCCTCAGGTCCGCCCGGCAGCACGAGAACGACAACCGCCACGCCCGTCCGGCCGCGGCGCCCCAGGGCGCCGGGCAGCCCCTGCGGCACGGCACGAGGGGGTTCCGCACGTGGTGACGACCGCCGCCGCCATTGACGACAGCAGCCTGCAGCTGACGTTCGTCCTGTTTCTGACCGTGGTCGTGATCACCCTGTTCACGGCGCTGCTGACGGCCCCTCAGCGCGACGAGATCAGCGAGTTCTACCTCGGCAACCGCACCATGTCGCCGTTGCGCAACGGCCTGGCCATGTGCGGCGACTACCTGTCCGCCGCCACCCTGCTGGGCAGCACCGGCCTGGTCGCCCTGACCGGCTACGACGGACTGATGTACCTGGGCGGCACCACCGTCGCCTGGATGATGGTGCTGCTGCTGATCGCCGAACCCCTGCACCGCACGGGGAAGTTCACGCTCGGCGACACGGTGGCGCTGCGCCTGCCCCGGCAGCAGCGGCCGGTGCGGGTCGCCCTCGCGGTCTGCATCCTGGCCATCGCGACGCTCTATCTGGTGGCCCAACTCGTCGGCAGTGTGGCGCTGTTGACCCAGTTCACCGGAGCACCCAGCGCCACCACCCGCACCCTGTGCGTGGCGGTGATCGGAACGTTCGTGATCCTGTACGCCTCCCTCGGCGGCATGCCCGGCGCCACGGTCATCCAGATCATCAAGGCCGTGATGCTGGTGGCGGGCGTGCTGTTCACGGCGGGCTTGGTGCTGCACCACTTCGACTGGAACCCCGACGCGCTGCTGGAGAGGGCGGCCGAACGCAGCGGCGCCGGACCGCAGTTCCTCGAACCCGGGCTGCGCTACGGCGGGACCGTCAGCAACAAGCTGGACTTCTTCAGCCTCGAACTGGCCATCGTCCTCGGCCTCGCCGCCCTCCCGCACGTGCTGATGCGGCTGCTCGCCCCGCGCAAGAGCGGTGTGCTGCGCTCCTCCGTCCTGTGGGCCGTCGGCCTGGTCGGCGCGGTCTGCTTCGGGGCCGGCATCCTCGGCCTCGGCGCCACCGCGCTGCTCGGCCGGGACACCATCGAGAACACGGACCGCACCGGCAACGCCTCCGTCCTGCTGCTCGCGCACGAGTTGGGTGGCAGTGTGCTCACCGCGCTGCTGACGTGTCTGGCCTATCTGACCCTGCTCGCCGTGGCGGTGGGCCTCACCCTGGCCGCGGCCTCGTCCCTCGCGCACGACCTGTACAGCGAGGTGATCCGCAAGGGCCAGGCCACCGAGGCGGAGGAGCTGACCGTGGCCCGGCTGTCCGGAGCGGTCATCGGCGTCCTCGGCATCCTGCTGGCCCTCGTCGCCTGGGGGGCGAACACCGCGACGCTCGCGTTCCTCGCCTTCGCCATCGCGGCGTCCGCGATCCTGCCGACGATCATCTACACCCTCTTCTGGCGGCGCTTCACCGCGAAGGGGGCGCTGCTCAGCCTCTACGGCGGCCTGGCCTGCTCGGTCCTGCTCGCCGTGTTCTCCCCCGTCGTCTCCTCCGCCCCGGCCTCCTTCTATCCCGACGTCGACTTCGCCTGGTTCCCGCTCCAGAACCCGGGCATCGTCTCCATCCCCGCGGGCTTCCTGCTGGGCTGGCTCGGCACGGTGCTGGACAAGGGCCCGGCCGAGGACAGCTCCGCGCACGAGGAGTTCGAGGTGCGGATGCTGGTGGGCGCCGACGACTGACCCACAGCTGGGGCATCGACGGCCGGGCAGCGGGGACACTCATTGTTAATGGGATCCATTTTCATGTAGCGTCCTCGGTGCCCGTCCACCGAGGAGGAGTCCCATGGCTGTCCCGAAGCGGAAGATGTCCCGCAGCAACACCCGTCACCGCCGCGCCCAGTGGAAGGCGGCCACCCCGACGCTGGTCCCGGTCACCGTCGACGGCGTCCGCCACCTCGTACCGCAGAACCTGGTCAGGGCCTACGAGCGCGGGCTGCTACGCCCGGACGGCTGAGGCCGCTGCCTCCGGGTAGAAGTGCGCGCGGACCCGCCGCAGCCATGCCTCGACCGGCGCCTCGTCGGGCTCGTCCGGCAGCGCCGTGCGGCCGGTGTCGAAGGCGGCCTCGTAGTGTCCCAGCAGGGGCCGCGCGGCGGAGGGGTCGGCGGCGACCCGCTCCCCGAAGGCGTGGTACTCCTCCGGGTTCTCCACGCGGATCGTCAGCCGCCCGGTGGTGTACAGCTCCAGGCCCTGCCCGCACAGCCGCTTGAGATGCCGGGCGTGCTTCGCCGCGCGCCCGCGGGTGTCCGCGGAGGACGAGCGGTCGCTGCGGCTCTCCAGCCGCCGGAACTGCTGGGTGGCGTAGCCCAGGTAGGCGTCCCTGACGCGCCGGGCGCACAGGAAGGAGGAGCGGATGCCGATGAGCTCGTCGCCGAGCGGGGTCCGCACCTCGTACAGCTCGTCCGGGAGCCACACCAGCTCCATGGCGGTCGGGTTGCCGCCCAGGGCCAGCCGGCACCACTTGGCGGCCTCGTGCAGTGTGCTGTCCGGCGCCTTGCCGACGTGGGACTCCTTCGGCCGGCGCAGACCGTGCAGCTCTTCGGTGGGCGCCGCGAACAGGCCGAGGCGGTCGATGTCGGACCCCTCGTGGGCGAGTCCGTACGCGGTCGATCCGACGATGCCGGAGAGCAGGACGTTGGGGACGGTCATGGTCGGCCGCCTTTCACTACGGGATACCGGGCCATTGTCCTGACCTGCCAGGACGCGGTCACCCGGTTTTCCGGCGGTGGTCCCGGTGCGGCGACGGCGGAATACCGGCGCCCCTGTGCGGCGTAGAACCTCGTATGGAACCAGTGCGCCTGTCCG of the Streptomyces koelreuteriae genome contains:
- a CDS encoding DUF485 domain-containing protein, whose protein sequence is MPEFPPRREDTPTFPLPHIEHTPPSRISDHPEFLSLRRAQRRFGIRATILSAGGFLLYVLLSSFVPAVMNQPLFGHLTIGLTLGLGQFVIMGVTAWCHVRHMRDRVDPLARGLRSARQHENDNRHARPAAAPQGAGQPLRHGTRGFRTW
- the rpmF gene encoding 50S ribosomal protein L32, with product MAVPKRKMSRSNTRHRRAQWKAATPTLVPVTVDGVRHLVPQNLVRAYERGLLRPDG
- a CDS encoding nucleotidyltransferase domain-containing protein; translated protein: MTVPNVLLSGIVGSTAYGLAHEGSDIDRLGLFAAPTEELHGLRRPKESHVGKAPDSTLHEAAKWCRLALGGNPTAMELVWLPDELYEVRTPLGDELIGIRSSFLCARRVRDAYLGYATQQFRRLESRSDRSSSADTRGRAAKHARHLKRLCGQGLELYTTGRLTIRVENPEEYHAFGERVAADPSAARPLLGHYEAAFDTGRTALPDEPDEAPVEAWLRRVRAHFYPEAAASAVRA
- a CDS encoding sodium/solute symporter is translated as MTTAAAIDDSSLQLTFVLFLTVVVITLFTALLTAPQRDEISEFYLGNRTMSPLRNGLAMCGDYLSAATLLGSTGLVALTGYDGLMYLGGTTVAWMMVLLLIAEPLHRTGKFTLGDTVALRLPRQQRPVRVALAVCILAIATLYLVAQLVGSVALLTQFTGAPSATTRTLCVAVIGTFVILYASLGGMPGATVIQIIKAVMLVAGVLFTAGLVLHHFDWNPDALLERAAERSGAGPQFLEPGLRYGGTVSNKLDFFSLELAIVLGLAALPHVLMRLLAPRKSGVLRSSVLWAVGLVGAVCFGAGILGLGATALLGRDTIENTDRTGNASVLLLAHELGGSVLTALLTCLAYLTLLAVAVGLTLAAASSLAHDLYSEVIRKGQATEAEELTVARLSGAVIGVLGILLALVAWGANTATLAFLAFAIAASAILPTIIYTLFWRRFTAKGALLSLYGGLACSVLLAVFSPVVSSAPASFYPDVDFAWFPLQNPGIVSIPAGFLLGWLGTVLDKGPAEDSSAHEEFEVRMLVGADD